A portion of the Platichthys flesus chromosome 7, fPlaFle2.1, whole genome shotgun sequence genome contains these proteins:
- the znf341 gene encoding zinc finger protein 341 isoform X2 yields the protein MAQAIFEVLEGMDNQTVLAVQSLLDGQGGVPDPNNQNVSGTSTIQSMDDEDVFLCGKCKKQFNSLTAFMTHKREQCQSSAPSLSTVSMASTNAYTAVPLISSGPQTPPNRQISYITVPPSPLTHTLVQGNVLVSDDVLMSAISAFTSIDQPMAAMQSPIQSNLSMHAAGVSYLQHHHHHHHHHHQQQQQPQSSHPLPPGQTPAHPLPAGQPTQQPLSSQVAVSHSNSVVQVYSTLPHMAGVGGAEIHTLGLQPFHPVQVPSQCVESQSFTTPPVYSPGKQCTKTKTCSITSNLTELGDFEKVIIPKRPRCSKKSPDRETDQLKGKGPKLKCNFCDKIFSKNFDLQQHIRSHTGEKPFQCIVCGRAFAQKSNVKKHMQTHKVWPMGVASTVSRLPVTVKVVPVSSSEEERGGEQQRGEQEEEGPQQQTPCQTQAEEEAAQTEAPVDLEESVPEADPEACRGEAARNGHTQAQMQTQCDQIQQCQAQTKQIVVIDSSYQCQFCASKFKTYFQLKSHMTLHKGEQVYKCVLKSCSQTFQKLDHFLEHIRTHQEQLTYRCHLCSKVFPSLFELGVHQYSHCFCPQQNTHKEPTIFRCVKCQSRYSTQEALEQHLMTASHNFPCPHCQKVFPCERYFRRHLPTHGAGGRFKCQICKKAFKTEHYLKLHTRIHSGEKPYKCSLCEATFNRKDKVKRHMLIHEPFKKYKCPFRTHVGCNKEFNRPDKLKAHILSHSGIKPYKCLFCHKAFSRRAHMLEHQQSHTDNYRFRCSTCNKGFTRHSYYRDHKCPAAGNGTGGEGGAGEAEGGELGGGSMEEEKDEEDDGRCSGFLTDAERTDDAGGDDDEDDDDDDDDDDDEEEEEEYGSLKDSDEQMERHDEEEEEEEEDDDEERSDEGCQAAMSLTTIEAQTEREEEEEDDGMEHGSDALEQIQSSGQNGLQQPCL from the exons GGATGGACAACCAGACTGTGTTAGCGGTCCAGTCTCTGCTGGACGGCCAAGGTGGAGTTCCCGACCCAAACAACCAGAACGTCTCAGGGACGTCCACCATCCAGTCTATGG ACGACGAGGACGTGTTCCTGTGCGGGAAGTGTAAGAAACAGTTCAACTCCCTGACAGCCTTCATGACACACAAGAGGGAGCAGTGTCAGTCTAGCGCCCCCTCCCTGTCCACAGTGTCCATGGCCTCCACCAATGCCTACACAGCCGTCCCCTTAATCAGCTCCGGACCACAGACCCCTCCCAACAGACAG ATTTCTTACATCACagtccctccctcccctctaaCACACACCCTGGTCCAAGGCAACGTTTTGGTCAGTGATGACGTTCTCATGTCAGCCATCTCAGCCTTCACCTCCATCGACCAGCCCATGGCCGCCATGCAGTCACCTATACAG AGTAACCTGAGCATGCATGCAGCTGGGGTATCTTACCTTcagcaccatcaccaccaccatcatcatcatcaccagcagcagcaacagcctcAGTCCTCCCACCCGCTTCCCCCTGGCCAAACACCGGCCCACCCGCTACCGGCCGGCCAGCCCACCCAGCAGCCGCTCTCTTCTCAAGTCGCAGTGAGCCACAGCAACTCAGTGGTCCAGGTGTACAGCACACTGCCTCACATGGCCGGAGTTGGTGGTGCAGAGATCCACACCCTGGGTCTGCAGCCTTTCCATCCTGTGCAA GTGCCCAGTCAGTGTGTAGAGAGTCAGTCATTCACCACCCCTCCCGTCTACAGCCCCGGGAAACAGTGCACCAAAACCAAGACGTGCAGCATCACCAGCAACCTGACGGAGCTGGGTGACTTTGAAAAGGTTATCATTCCCAAACGGCCCAGGTGCAGCAAGAAGAGTCCCGACCGAGAAACAG ACCAGCTGAAGGGAAAGGGTCCGAAGTTGAAGTGTAACTTCTGTGACAAAATCTTCTCGAAAAACTTTGACCTTCAGCAGCACATCAGAAG CCACACCGGAGAGAAACCCTTCCAGTGCATCGTCTGCGGCCGAGCCTTCGCCCAAAAGTCGAACGTGaagaaacacatgcagacacacaag GTGTGGCCTATGGGCGTGGCCAGCACGGTGTCCAGGTTACCCGTCACAGTGAAGGTGGTTCCGGTGTCgtccagtgaggaggagaggggcggGGAGCAGCAGcgaggggagcaggaggaggaggggcctCAGCAACAGACCCCGTGCCAGACTCAAGCAGAGGAAGAGGCGGCACAAACAG AGGCTCCAGTGGATCTGGAGGAGAGTGTGCCTGAGGCCGACCCGGAGGCCTGCCGGGGGGAGGCGGCACGGAACGGGCACACTCAGGCTCAGATGCAGACCCAGTGCGACCAGATCCAACAGTGCCAAGCTCAGACCAAACAGATCGTGGTGATCGACAGCTCCTACCAGTGCCAGTTCTGCGCCAGCAAATTCAAGACCTACTTCCAGCTCAAGTCCCACATGACCCTGCACAAGGGGGAGCAG GTTTACAAGTGCGTGTTAAAGTCCTGCTCGCAGACTTTCCAGAAGCTGGATCATTTCTTGGAGCACATCAGGACGCACCAGGAGCAGCTGACCTACCGCTGCCACCTCTGCAGCAAAGTGTTCCCCTCGCTGTTTGAACTGGGTGTCCACCAGTACTCCCACTGCTTCTGCCCccagcagaacacacacaaagaacccACCATCTTCAG GTGTGTGAAGTGTCAAAGCCGATATTCTACCCAGGAGGCACTGGAACAACATCTAATGACCGCCTCACACAACTTCCCCTGCCCGCACTGTCAGAAG GTGTTTCCGTGTGAAAGGTACTTCCGACGCCACCTGCCCACTCATGGCGCTGGCGGGAGGTTCAAGTGTCAGATCTGTAAAAAGGCCTTCAAGACGGAGCACTACCTCAAACTCCACACTCGTATTCACTCAG GTGAGAAGCCGTACAAGTGCTCCCTCTGTGAGGCCACGTTCAACAGGAAGGACAAAGTGAAGCGACACATGCTCATCCACGAACCTTTCAAGAAATACAAATGTCCCTTCAG AACACATGTTGGCTGCAACAAAGAATTCAACAGACCAGACAAACTCAAAGCTCATATTCTGTCACACTCTG GTATCAAACCCTACAAGTGTCTCTTCTGTCATAAGGCGTTCAGCCGCCGGGCTCACATGCTTGAGCACCAGCAGTCCCACACAGATAACTACCGCTTCAGATGCTCCACCTGCAACAAGGGATTCACCAGGCACAGCTATTACAGGGACCACAAATGTCCGGCGGCGGGGAATGGGACAGGAGGCGAAGGAGGTGccggagaggcagagggaggcgAGCTCGGTGGAGGGtcgatggaggaggagaaggacgaggAAGATGATGGGAGGTGTAGTGGGTTCCTAACAGATGCGGAGAGGACAGATGATGCTGGGGGAGACGACGACgaagacgatgatgatgacgatgacgacGACGATgacgaagaagaggaagaggaatatGGAAGCCTAAAGGACAGCGACGAGCAGATGGAAAGacacgatgaggaggaggaggaggaagaagaggatgacgATGAGGAGAGGAGTGACGAGGGTTGTCAGGCTGCCATGTCTCTCACCACCATCgaagcacagacagaaagagaagaggaggaggaagatgacgGAATGGAACATGGCAGCGATGCACTGGAGCAGATTCAGAGCAGTGGACAGAACGGTTTGCAGCAGCCATGTTTGTAG
- the znf341 gene encoding zinc finger protein 341 isoform X1, with amino-acid sequence MAQAIFEVLEGMDNQTVLAVQSLLDGQGGVPDPNNQNVSGTSTIQSMDDEDVFLCGKCKKQFNSLTAFMTHKREQCQSSAPSLSTVSMASTNAYTAVPLISSGPQTPPNRQISYITVPPSPLTHTLVQGNVLVSDDVLMSAISAFTSIDQPMAAMQSPIQSNLSMHAAGVSYLQHHHHHHHHHHQQQQQPQSSHPLPPGQTPAHPLPAGQPTQQPLSSQVAVSHSNSVVQVYSTLPHMAGVGGAEIHTLGLQPFHPVQVPSQCVESQSFTTPPVYSPGKQCTKTKTCSITSNLTELGDFEKVIIPKRPRCSKKSPDRETVDQLKGKGPKLKCNFCDKIFSKNFDLQQHIRSHTGEKPFQCIVCGRAFAQKSNVKKHMQTHKVWPMGVASTVSRLPVTVKVVPVSSSEEERGGEQQRGEQEEEGPQQQTPCQTQAEEEAAQTEAPVDLEESVPEADPEACRGEAARNGHTQAQMQTQCDQIQQCQAQTKQIVVIDSSYQCQFCASKFKTYFQLKSHMTLHKGEQVYKCVLKSCSQTFQKLDHFLEHIRTHQEQLTYRCHLCSKVFPSLFELGVHQYSHCFCPQQNTHKEPTIFRCVKCQSRYSTQEALEQHLMTASHNFPCPHCQKVFPCERYFRRHLPTHGAGGRFKCQICKKAFKTEHYLKLHTRIHSGEKPYKCSLCEATFNRKDKVKRHMLIHEPFKKYKCPFRTHVGCNKEFNRPDKLKAHILSHSGIKPYKCLFCHKAFSRRAHMLEHQQSHTDNYRFRCSTCNKGFTRHSYYRDHKCPAAGNGTGGEGGAGEAEGGELGGGSMEEEKDEEDDGRCSGFLTDAERTDDAGGDDDEDDDDDDDDDDDEEEEEEYGSLKDSDEQMERHDEEEEEEEEDDDEERSDEGCQAAMSLTTIEAQTEREEEEEDDGMEHGSDALEQIQSSGQNGLQQPCL; translated from the exons GGATGGACAACCAGACTGTGTTAGCGGTCCAGTCTCTGCTGGACGGCCAAGGTGGAGTTCCCGACCCAAACAACCAGAACGTCTCAGGGACGTCCACCATCCAGTCTATGG ACGACGAGGACGTGTTCCTGTGCGGGAAGTGTAAGAAACAGTTCAACTCCCTGACAGCCTTCATGACACACAAGAGGGAGCAGTGTCAGTCTAGCGCCCCCTCCCTGTCCACAGTGTCCATGGCCTCCACCAATGCCTACACAGCCGTCCCCTTAATCAGCTCCGGACCACAGACCCCTCCCAACAGACAG ATTTCTTACATCACagtccctccctcccctctaaCACACACCCTGGTCCAAGGCAACGTTTTGGTCAGTGATGACGTTCTCATGTCAGCCATCTCAGCCTTCACCTCCATCGACCAGCCCATGGCCGCCATGCAGTCACCTATACAG AGTAACCTGAGCATGCATGCAGCTGGGGTATCTTACCTTcagcaccatcaccaccaccatcatcatcatcaccagcagcagcaacagcctcAGTCCTCCCACCCGCTTCCCCCTGGCCAAACACCGGCCCACCCGCTACCGGCCGGCCAGCCCACCCAGCAGCCGCTCTCTTCTCAAGTCGCAGTGAGCCACAGCAACTCAGTGGTCCAGGTGTACAGCACACTGCCTCACATGGCCGGAGTTGGTGGTGCAGAGATCCACACCCTGGGTCTGCAGCCTTTCCATCCTGTGCAA GTGCCCAGTCAGTGTGTAGAGAGTCAGTCATTCACCACCCCTCCCGTCTACAGCCCCGGGAAACAGTGCACCAAAACCAAGACGTGCAGCATCACCAGCAACCTGACGGAGCTGGGTGACTTTGAAAAGGTTATCATTCCCAAACGGCCCAGGTGCAGCAAGAAGAGTCCCGACCGAGAAACAG TAGACCAGCTGAAGGGAAAGGGTCCGAAGTTGAAGTGTAACTTCTGTGACAAAATCTTCTCGAAAAACTTTGACCTTCAGCAGCACATCAGAAG CCACACCGGAGAGAAACCCTTCCAGTGCATCGTCTGCGGCCGAGCCTTCGCCCAAAAGTCGAACGTGaagaaacacatgcagacacacaag GTGTGGCCTATGGGCGTGGCCAGCACGGTGTCCAGGTTACCCGTCACAGTGAAGGTGGTTCCGGTGTCgtccagtgaggaggagaggggcggGGAGCAGCAGcgaggggagcaggaggaggaggggcctCAGCAACAGACCCCGTGCCAGACTCAAGCAGAGGAAGAGGCGGCACAAACAG AGGCTCCAGTGGATCTGGAGGAGAGTGTGCCTGAGGCCGACCCGGAGGCCTGCCGGGGGGAGGCGGCACGGAACGGGCACACTCAGGCTCAGATGCAGACCCAGTGCGACCAGATCCAACAGTGCCAAGCTCAGACCAAACAGATCGTGGTGATCGACAGCTCCTACCAGTGCCAGTTCTGCGCCAGCAAATTCAAGACCTACTTCCAGCTCAAGTCCCACATGACCCTGCACAAGGGGGAGCAG GTTTACAAGTGCGTGTTAAAGTCCTGCTCGCAGACTTTCCAGAAGCTGGATCATTTCTTGGAGCACATCAGGACGCACCAGGAGCAGCTGACCTACCGCTGCCACCTCTGCAGCAAAGTGTTCCCCTCGCTGTTTGAACTGGGTGTCCACCAGTACTCCCACTGCTTCTGCCCccagcagaacacacacaaagaacccACCATCTTCAG GTGTGTGAAGTGTCAAAGCCGATATTCTACCCAGGAGGCACTGGAACAACATCTAATGACCGCCTCACACAACTTCCCCTGCCCGCACTGTCAGAAG GTGTTTCCGTGTGAAAGGTACTTCCGACGCCACCTGCCCACTCATGGCGCTGGCGGGAGGTTCAAGTGTCAGATCTGTAAAAAGGCCTTCAAGACGGAGCACTACCTCAAACTCCACACTCGTATTCACTCAG GTGAGAAGCCGTACAAGTGCTCCCTCTGTGAGGCCACGTTCAACAGGAAGGACAAAGTGAAGCGACACATGCTCATCCACGAACCTTTCAAGAAATACAAATGTCCCTTCAG AACACATGTTGGCTGCAACAAAGAATTCAACAGACCAGACAAACTCAAAGCTCATATTCTGTCACACTCTG GTATCAAACCCTACAAGTGTCTCTTCTGTCATAAGGCGTTCAGCCGCCGGGCTCACATGCTTGAGCACCAGCAGTCCCACACAGATAACTACCGCTTCAGATGCTCCACCTGCAACAAGGGATTCACCAGGCACAGCTATTACAGGGACCACAAATGTCCGGCGGCGGGGAATGGGACAGGAGGCGAAGGAGGTGccggagaggcagagggaggcgAGCTCGGTGGAGGGtcgatggaggaggagaaggacgaggAAGATGATGGGAGGTGTAGTGGGTTCCTAACAGATGCGGAGAGGACAGATGATGCTGGGGGAGACGACGACgaagacgatgatgatgacgatgacgacGACGATgacgaagaagaggaagaggaatatGGAAGCCTAAAGGACAGCGACGAGCAGATGGAAAGacacgatgaggaggaggaggaggaagaagaggatgacgATGAGGAGAGGAGTGACGAGGGTTGTCAGGCTGCCATGTCTCTCACCACCATCgaagcacagacagaaagagaagaggaggaggaagatgacgGAATGGAACATGGCAGCGATGCACTGGAGCAGATTCAGAGCAGTGGACAGAACGGTTTGCAGCAGCCATGTTTGTAG